The stretch of DNA TGCTAAATACGATTTATCTACATCTGCAAAACCCAACTGAAATAACACTGCTAAACCCACAAAACAAAACCATCTATGACGATCTAACAAAACGATTCCTACCAGAATCCATTCTAGTCACGATACAAAGCCAAGCCCAGATACAAGCACTGGAAAAATACCAGTACTTTGCTGGCAAGGAATTTGAAGATGAAACAACGGTGTTTGTGTGCAAAAACTTTAGCTGCTCTCTGCCACTAAAGACCATATCTGAAATAGTAAAGTTACTTTCTTAGAGTTATTTCTAGGACATCGCCTACTTGGGGCCGTCCGAGTCTTTCATAGCGGACCTTTGGCATCGTAATGGATATGGTGGTCTGATCATACGTCTTTATCTTGACTGTGGGCTGTGCCCCCAAAATGGCCTCTAGCAGTGGCTGCACTTGCTCTTTTAGTTCCGGGTCTAGCTTTTTTGCAACGGAATCTAGAATCATCTGCTTTTGCGAGATTGGCTCAGTTTGCACGTCTTCTGCAAGAGAAATCTGCACTATTGTCCCATTGTCGACTATTTGGTGGATGCGGTATTTTGTAATGTCTGCCAATGCTGGTTATTTTTTGTAATGGGATTTAATCCATTCTGGATTATCCCAGTATTGCCTTTTTGATGAGTGCTGCCTTGTCTTTGATTATCTTGTTGAATTCCTGCATGTCGTCTAGCTCGACTGTTCTTTTTTCATTTTCATATGCTCTCAAAAACGCAGAATACACGCATCCGGCTATTATCCCAAACGTGGCGTCCTCTATGGATATTACCTCTGGGGAATAGTTTTGCACAATTTGCCTAAACGATTGGGCTTCGCTTATGTAATAGTCAATCTGATTCTCAAGAAAATCGCGGGTGTATTTTGTTAGCGCCACTCTGTAATTTCCGGTTTGATGATTTATTAACATTGAGAGCAAACCCAGCATGACATGTGGAAGTTAGATCTGGATTCGGATTTTTTTAGAATCTTGGACAAGGATCGAAAAATTGCTGGCTACTTTTGGCCAGACTATGGGCAGATTCTACCTGAAAACAAGTACGACGAAATTGTAGAAAAGATGCACAAAAACCATGATCCTATTCCCGGTGGATTTGTTACTGTGCCGATGGTAAAGTTTGGAATTTTTGATAACAATCAGGAGATGGATGTCTTGCAGTTATCTAGTAAAATCGATGACGTCCATGCGAGAATGGATGTGTGGAAGGAATTTCTACTCGAAAAACAAATGCAGCACTCTATCCAGATGTCCCACACTGACAATGACATGCTCAGCCTGAGCTTTCCGGTAAAGTTTTCTCAGGGCGTGCCTCTTGAGAAGGAAAAACTGCTTGATGCATTATCTTCAACGCTGGACTTACTGTCGCAAAAAGGCTTGCTCTAGTTTTGGCCCGCGTTATTTTTTGCCTCATTAAACAAAACAAGGCCTGCCATCTCATTTTCAAATGATTCCTGAAGCAATAGATCTGAGCGTATCTTGTGTGCAGTGTCGTTGGTCGCAATCCATTCTATGAGATATTGATCACTTTCAAGCTGTTTTTCCGTTGATGTTTTGAAGAGTTTTACTGATTTTGCAAACGATTCAGGCGGGGAAAGCAACTCGTAGGATTTGAGTATCTCTTGCATTTTCTTTGTATGGGTTTCTCCAAATTCTAAAAATTCTTCCTTTTCTATGGCTCCTTCGTCAAGCATTGTCTTCATTGAATAAAATTCTGTCTGGGTTTTTTTTAATTCGTCTTGGATTGTCTGAAGGCTATCTCCAAATGCTTTGCCGCGATTTTTTGCCTGATCTGCTGAATATACGAACAATATTGCCAGCGCGATAATTATTGCTCCTGCAATTCCAGCAATGTGAATGGCCTTTATCTTCAAATTATTTGATATGGATTTTGAGGCGCGATATTAATTGTTGGTCAAACAAATCCTACCCAAGTATTATTAATCATAAAAAAGAAAATAATGCAATGCAATTACTGCTTTTAGCTGCATTAATTGGTGGATTAGTTGCAATTGTACCAACTGTGTCGTACGCAGATTCTAATTTTGTGCTGATTGGAAATGGCTTTGGCACAATAAATGGTAACATAGATGCGGCTTCACTACAAATGTCATTAAAATTTCTGGATTCTGGCAAAACTGAATTCCAAAGCGGAAAAATTCTGCTTGGTGATGATATACAAGTCATCGATGAGGCAAGCCTGTCATTGTTTTACAATAAAAAATTCCTAAGGCTGAACGCAGAATCTGGCGATCTTCGGCTGTCTGCCTCAGGCAAACTCGTACTAAATGTTGACGATGATTCTATCTATCATCTGACTGGCAGAACATCAACCAATGATGCGTTCTCTGTTTTTGCCAGACTCAAGCAGGACCAAGCACCGCCAAGCCCAATAGACGAGCCTGTGCAGAAAAAAGATCTCTTGCTTTTAGTAAAACAAACCGAACGAGTACAATGGAAGTCACCATACAAGTTTACTGTAAGGGCGTTTGATCTAAAATCAAACCCGCTGTCTGACTTTTACAATACTTTTGGATATTTGGAAGGGCTGCAAGTCTCTGCCACGGTAACAAATCCTGTGGGCACTGTCATAAAGACATCCAGTGGAACTACACAAAAATTTGGTTATTATGATGATTCCATAATAATTCCAGACAATTCCAGAACTGGTACATACAAGCTAAGTGTTACTGCATCTGGCAAGGATTATCAAAGTATCACGCAAGAATTTACATTTGTAGTAATTCCGCTTGGTACAAGTTAAGCAGAATTAGGTGTTGGAGAAATTCTGAACAATCTTAATATATCAAAAGTCGAGCTCGGTGATCAATAATGAATACCAAATTACTTGCAAGTTTTGCAGTATTTGTGTTACTGGCAGCAGTTGTTAGTGTATCGATGACTAACTCTGCATTTGCAGCAGAAGACAAAAAGGCCGAAATGAAGGCAAAGAAAGACGACAAAAAGACAGCAATCAAAGAAAAGAAAGACACCAAGAAAGCCGAAATGAAGGCAAAGAAAGACGACAAAAAGACAGCAATCAAAGAAAAGAAAGACACCAAGAAAGCCGAAATGAAGGCAAAGAAAGACACCGCGACAGGCCAAACTAGCGCAAAGGCAGCACCATCTGGTGAGGCATTAAAAGAAGTTACAGTAGACATGGCAAAAGGAACCGCGTCGGACACCAACTGTGGTGATAAATGCTATCTCCCAAGCACCGTAGCTGTCACTGTAGGCGGTAAAGTCACATGGAAAAACGTAGACTCCGCGGCTCATACTGCAACAGCATCTGATGGCTCTTTTGACACTAGTCTTGTCAACGCAGGCGCATCTGCTTCTAACACATTCAACACTGCGGGTTCATACCCATACATGTGCATTCTCCACCCCTGGATGAAAGGCACAGTCACCGTCCAATAATCAGAAGAGATTCTGATTTTTCTTATTTTATTATCTCCGATGAAATCCTGAACAAAATTAATTAAGTTATGATATTGTTCCCAAAATCATGAACAAGACAATTCTTGCAGGTGTGGCGATCTTTGCATTACTTGGCGCTGTCCTGGCTGTACCAATGATGCAACATGCAGACGCCGCAGAAAGCAAGGAAAAAAAGACTGTCAAAAAAGAGACAAAAAAGAAAGAAACAACCAAAAAACCGACTAAATCAACCGGTAAGGCCTCTTCTACCGTGACAGTAGAAATGGTAAAGGGCTCTGCAAATGAAGGATGTCAGAAAGGCAACAAATGCTATTCTCCATTTGAGGCCAAAGTTGCAAAGGGCGGAACTGTAACTTGGAAAAATGTAGACTCTGCAGCCCACACTGCGACTAGTGGCAACCTCAAGACAGGCCCTGACGGCAAATTCGACACCGGACTTGTGGCAGCTGGAGGAACATTCTCACAAAAGTTTGACAAAGCTGGAAAATACGATTACTTTTGCATCGTCCACCCGTGGATGACAGGTAAAGTAACTGTCAGCTAAATTCTTTTTTATTTTTAATCTATGTAATTTCCTTGCTCGTCCGTTCTTAGCTCAATTTGCATGACGGATCCTGAAATGAATGACTCGTTTCGAATTGTTCGCACGCGTGCAACGTCGATGTGGTATGGCCACATTTCAACTACTATTTCGCCAACTTGGACGTTTTCTGGGGCATCTGTAAGTCTGATGTCTTCTTTTTTAATGCCATATTCCTGGAGTTTTTTTAGGCAATGGGTGACTAGGGGCTCTGGGTTGTTGTGGTTTATTGCCCACACTGTTCCAGAATATTGAATTTTTTCCAATTTGTATTACCTGAATTATTTGGTCTTGCTTGCAAGAACCTTTAATGTCATTGTGCTCATGACTCGTGACAGTCTTCGGATTTTGTTAGATACTGTCTTGTCAAAGTCTTCTGGTGATTTTGCATGAATCTCAATTATGATGTCATATGCACCAAATGTCAGGTATGCTTGCTTTACTTCTGGAATCTGCTTTATTTCGTCTAGCAGGTATTCTTCTGCGCCAAGGTCACAATTGAGTAAAACAAAACCTACTTCCATTGCATATCACTATAACTCGAGTTTAAAAAAGATTACCAGCGTCTTCTGTGTGCTGGTCGCTTTGAAGAGTGTTGCCCTCTAAAGCCGTCCTCTATTCTGGATTCACGTTTTTCCTCTCTTCTATAACCTGAATCTCTTCGCTCTTCTCTGCCAGAATCACGTCTATCATAATCGCGTCTTCCCTTGCTGAATCCGCCCCTAAATCCAGAATCCCGTCTATCATCGTTTCTCCTAAATCCTGAATCTCTTCGCTCTTCTCTGCCAGAATCACGTCTATCATAATCGCGTCTTCCGCCAAATCCTCCACTCCTACCAAACCCTCCTCTGGAGCCTCCGCCCCTGCCAAAGCTTCTTCCTCCACTCCTACCAAAACCGCCTCCACCCCCGCGTCCAAATGTTCTGCGCGGGCCGACCTGTCTTTTTAGTGGGTCTGGAATGTCTACAATGATTCCCATCTTTTCGTTAAGATCAGTCATTGGAGCTTTGACTTGTTGCTTTATGAGATTAAAGTCGCCGACAGAAGAATATGATACTAGCGTGATTGCTCTGCCTTTTGCGCCTGCTCTTGCGGTTCTTCCAATTCGGTGGAAGTAGACCATTTCCTGGTTTGGTACATCATAGTTTACAACCAGTGCTACCTCTGGAACATCGATTCCTCTTGCAGCTACGTCGGTTGCAACCAAAATGTCCGCCTGGCCTCGCCTGAACTGCGACATGGATATTTCACGTCTGTGTTGCGACATGTCTCCTTCAATTGCCACAGCATTGTATCCTGCTTGGCGCAATGCGCGAGCAACATCTCTAGTTCTGTTTTTAGTTGAGCAAAACACTACTGATTGGCCACGCTTGTTTTCTTTGATAAATTGCACTAGATAATCCATTTTCTCTCTGTCCTTGATAATCAGAAATGATTGATCTATTCCCTCTCCTGATAGGTCATCTGCTGATAGGAGGAACTGTTTTGGGTTGTTCAGGTATTCGTCTGCCAGTCTTAGAATCTCTGGAGGCATTGTAGCAGAGAATAATGACATTACTTTGTTGACTGGGGTCATTTCCAAGATGAATCTGATATCGTCGATAAATCCCATGTCTAGCATAGTGTCTGCTTCGTCTAGTACAACATACTTGAGGTCGTTGAGCTCAATAGATCCCTGCTTTAGGTGGTCAATTAGTCTGCCTGGCGTGGCAACGATTACCTCGACTCCATGTTTGAGCGCTTGGAGTTGTACTCCCATTCCCTGTCCGCCGTATATTGAAACTACGCGAATACCTGTGTGTTTTGCAAATTTTTTGATCTCCTCTGTTATTTGCAGTGCTAATTCTCTGGTTGGTGCTAGTACCAAGCCTTGGATGGTCTTGTTTGCATCAATTCCACTCAGCATTGATATTCCAAATGCTGCCGTCTTGCCAGTTCCGGTATGTGCCTGACCTATGACATCTCTGCCAGATAGCAACACAGGTATAGTTGCCTCTTGGATTGGAAACGCCTCGTCAAATCCTATGTCCTTTAGCCCATCTAAGATGGATTGTTTTATCCCTAATTCTTCAAATTTTGTCAATTTATTTTCCTAAGCAATGACAGACAAAGAAGCTCATTGCTTATTTTCCGTCATTATAGCCTAATGATTGCCAGAATCTCTGGTCCTCTAATAAATCCTTGGAACATGAAGTTGAAAAAAGCCAATAAAGGGATTTGGACCCTTGACCCACGGTTTACAAAACCGTTGCTCTGCCAGGCTGAGCTATATTGGCAACGATTTTCTAACAAAAACTAGCGTTTTAAAATGTTAGTGCAGCCCGTCACTCTTTAATAGAGTCACATTACAAACTCAACAAATGAAGTGGATTCCACCAAAGAAGCTCAAGGTTCTGACAATTTTGTTTCTGGGAACTGGAACTTGGGGAATCATTGCGGGAATGCTTCTCATAAAACCAATCCCGATGATGTTGGTGTTATTTGGTGTTATCAATCTCTGCATCGGCGGATTCATCGGATATCGATATTTCATGCAGGGACCAAAGCCGGAAAGGTCATCGGATAAGCGTAAGAAATAATGCCACTACAACTAGGATGTTTGTAGTAAAGTGCATCGCATAAGAGTGGTTGAGGCCTTTTTTGTCATAGACGTACTTGAACAAAAACCCAATCGGGATTAGCAGTATTGCCATGTGCAGCTTGATTCCCATTGCAACATGCGCTACCGCCCAAACCAGAACCATCTTTTTTGATTTTCTAAAGTATAGTTCCTCTACGTGGTTTATGTGGATGAACATGTACAGGAGTAGCGGAATAAACGGTACAATTCCCCAGAACCCTTGGTCTGCAAAAGGACCAAACGCAATGTTGTAGCCCAGCCAGCTCCAGTTAAGAATTGGAATATTTTCTACAATTGGGTATAGTGTAAGCAGGTATCCGATCAGTATGCCAAATGCTATTGGGGCATATATGATGGAGCGAATTCCATCCTTTAGGTCCAGCAGCCGCTTTTTTGTCTCCTTGATTAGTATCAGAGATGTTGCAACCGTAAAGACATAGTACCCGATTACAAATCCGTCTGATTGCAGGGCGGAATCCAAAAAGCTGAAGATATCCACGATCCAGTATGGGCTCAACTGAATAATAACATGTGCGTATCTGTATTTAGCAAAAGGCGCACATTTTGTGCAAACTCTTTTAGACAAAAATCATGGCTTCACCAGCTGAAATAAGTATAATAATTCCATGTATTGTTACAAAAACAAAATGCTTGATCTTGTTGCAAAAAAATTATTCCTCACAAAAGGCAAAGGCGTTCATGAGGACCGGCTGACAAGCTTCGAATTTGCCTTGCGAGACGCAGGAATCGCAGGCACAAACATCGTTCTGATTTCCAGCATTTTCCCACCTCGCGCAAAGATGGTCTCGCGCGCAGAAGGCCTCAAGCTTATCAACCCAGGCCAAGTTCTCTTTTGCATTTATTCAAGAAACCAAACAAACGAGCCACACCGACTAATCTCGGCATCCGTTGGCGTCGCTCAGCCAAAAGACCCAAACAGGTACGGCTATCTTTCAGAATATGAGGCGTTTGGACAAAATGAAAAGCAGGCAGGCGACTATGCAGAAGACATTGCGGCTCAAATGCTTGCATCGTCTCTTGGAATCAAGTTTGATCTTGACAAATCGTGGGACGAAAAAAGAAAACAATGGAAGATTTCCGGAGAAATTTACAAATCAATGAACATAACGCAGACTGCGGTAGGTGACAGCAAAGGGCGCTGGACCACGGTGTTTTCTGCAGCTGTTCTGGTTATTTAGATCTGATTCCTTTTAGATAATACACAACTGCTCCTGCAGCTGCTGCTCCAATTCCAACTAGGATTACAATTTCCTGCAGTCCGACACTTACTGGGATTGACAATGATTCTTTGCCGAACGTGATCTTCAAATCAGAACTATCTGCAGAAAACTCCTTGCCAAAAAGATACATTGCCTCTATTTTCTTGCCTGAATTGGAATTGAAGAACCATCCGCTTGTCTCTAGATCTGCTGGAACTGTCTGATTGTTCTTGACTGTGGCACCAATCATACTTCCTGCAGCTGCCTGCGCAGATTCATCTTGCGGAAGTATTACGACCTGCACTATGGAATTTAGTGGAAAGAATCCCACTTTGTAATAGTCTGATTTTTTGATTTCGTTTACCTTGAGGTATTTTAATGGTTCAACAGCTGTGATGCTTTGCGCTAGTCCTGGATAGTTCTCTGAGACTTTGAGCTGCATAACCGAGATTGGTCCCCTTGGCAGTATGGTAAATGTCATCCTCGAAGAGTCGTCTTTGGATAGTGTTTGTGCTATTTCATAAAATCCACCCATGCTTCTTATCTGGCTTGGAATCAGTGCGCTGGAGACTCGATTGAACATAAAGTCTGTGTTCTGAAATGACGCCGTATAGACTGCCGAGACTACCCCCCTTCCAGAAACTTGGCCTTGCGTCTCTAGCGCTCGGTTTGCTTTATCGTCATAATGGATGAATGTAGAGTGGAATTCAGTATCTAGGCCGAAAAATTCGTTAATGTCGTCTATTATGGCATCGCCTGTCTGTCTTGCTTTTTGCTGCGCTGCTTGGATGCCTCCTTCACCCTCTTGGCGCTTGACGTTTACCAGTACGCAAATGTCGTCCTGCACTCCGAGGACACACTGGTTTTCATTTGTGATTACCACTGCGACAATGTCTGTGTTGTTTCGTATTTTTTGGTCTAATGCGGGCGGGATCTGAAATTCATGCAGGGATGTGGTTTGTAATGACACTGAGGCCGTAACATTGTTTGACATTCTCTGATCGACTAGGATGGTTGCCGTCTCGTGAAACGTGGCAAGCCTTGGCTCTTCTGCAAACACACTCACAGTAAATCCTAGGACAAAAACCAGGCCAAGTATTGCAAAAACACGGTACACAAAGTTGGCAGAACTAATTTTTACTATTAACTTTGCGTAAGAATCAGCCATCACTGAATCAAAGGTTTAAATCCAAATGGCTCAGAACACATCTTGACATCGATTCAAACCGTTCGGGGAACAAAAAATTCCGTGGACTGGCAGCCAGTGCGTAAAGGCTGTCAGCCCCATTTTCACTTACAATAAAACCAGTTCTTTTACCTGAGATTTGATGTAATCAAAGCCATCCTGCCAGAACTTGGCAGATGAAATGTTGATTCCATATTCATCTAGCAGGGTCTCTGGCTTTTTAGAGCCGCCGGCAGCTAGGATCTCTAGGTATGTCTTCTCAAACGATCTTCCTTCCCTCTGATACATTTGGAACAGCGACAGCGACAGCAGATTTCCAAATGAATATGCGTAGCAGTAAAACGGCGTGTGGAAAAAATGAGGAATGCAGGACCACTCAAGCGCAAAATCCTCTGATATCTCTATGGAATTGGCAAACTGGGTCTTCAGGTTCCCAAGATATGTCTTGGATAACTCTTCTATTGTCGTGCCACTGGCAATTTGCTTGTGTGCGTCGATCTCAAATATTGTAAAGAAAGC from Candidatus Nitrosotenuis aquarius encodes:
- a CDS encoding DEAD/DEAH box helicase; translation: MTKFEELGIKQSILDGLKDIGFDEAFPIQEATIPVLLSGRDVIGQAHTGTGKTAAFGISMLSGIDANKTIQGLVLAPTRELALQITEEIKKFAKHTGIRVVSIYGGQGMGVQLQALKHGVEVIVATPGRLIDHLKQGSIELNDLKYVVLDEADTMLDMGFIDDIRFILEMTPVNKVMSLFSATMPPEILRLADEYLNNPKQFLLSADDLSGEGIDQSFLIIKDREKMDYLVQFIKENKRGQSVVFCSTKNRTRDVARALRQAGYNAVAIEGDMSQHRREISMSQFRRGQADILVATDVAARGIDVPEVALVVNYDVPNQEMVYFHRIGRTARAGAKGRAITLVSYSSVGDFNLIKQQVKAPMTDLNEKMGIIVDIPDPLKRQVGPRRTFGRGGGGGFGRSGGRSFGRGGGSRGGFGRSGGFGGRRDYDRRDSGREERRDSGFRRNDDRRDSGFRGGFSKGRRDYDRRDSGREERRDSGYRREEKRESRIEDGFRGQHSSKRPAHRRRW
- a CDS encoding cupredoxin domain-containing protein; translation: MNKTILAGVAIFALLGAVLAVPMMQHADAAESKEKKTVKKETKKKETTKKPTKSTGKASSTVTVEMVKGSANEGCQKGNKCYSPFEAKVAKGGTVTWKNVDSAAHTATSGNLKTGPDGKFDTGLVAAGGTFSQKFDKAGKYDYFCIVHPWMTGKVTVS
- a CDS encoding pyruvoyl-dependent arginine decarboxylase; translated protein: MLDLVAKKLFLTKGKGVHEDRLTSFEFALRDAGIAGTNIVLISSIFPPRAKMVSRAEGLKLINPGQVLFCIYSRNQTNEPHRLISASVGVAQPKDPNRYGYLSEYEAFGQNEKQAGDYAEDIAAQMLASSLGIKFDLDKSWDEKRKQWKISGEIYKSMNITQTAVGDSKGRWTTVFSAAVLVI
- a CDS encoding MG2 domain-containing protein, which gives rise to MQLLLLAALIGGLVAIVPTVSYADSNFVLIGNGFGTINGNIDAASLQMSLKFLDSGKTEFQSGKILLGDDIQVIDEASLSLFYNKKFLRLNAESGDLRLSASGKLVLNVDDDSIYHLTGRTSTNDAFSVFARLKQDQAPPSPIDEPVQKKDLLLLVKQTERVQWKSPYKFTVRAFDLKSNPLSDFYNTFGYLEGLQVSATVTNPVGTVIKTSSGTTQKFGYYDDSIIIPDNSRTGTYKLSVTASGKDYQSITQEFTFVVIPLGTS
- a CDS encoding cupredoxin domain-containing protein, coding for MNTKLLASFAVFVLLAAVVSVSMTNSAFAAEDKKAEMKAKKDDKKTAIKEKKDTKKAEMKAKKDDKKTAIKEKKDTKKAEMKAKKDTATGQTSAKAAPSGEALKEVTVDMAKGTASDTNCGDKCYLPSTVAVTVGGKVTWKNVDSAAHTATASDGSFDTSLVNAGASASNTFNTAGSYPYMCILHPWMKGTVTVQ
- a CDS encoding Lrp/AsnC family transcriptional regulator, which gives rise to MEVGFVLLNCDLGAEEYLLDEIKQIPEVKQAYLTFGAYDIIIEIHAKSPEDFDKTVSNKIRRLSRVMSTMTLKVLASKTK